One genomic segment of Euzebya pacifica includes these proteins:
- a CDS encoding isochorismatase family protein, translated as MTRALIIVDTQVDFVEGGRLAVDGGREAATAITRYLAAESGRYVAIAATKDWHTPDTHNHFPATADDPIDIANGIWPVHCMAGTAGSEFTPELRLPDGTPTFLKGQTDASYTGFDGILAADTPWGESGTLLGDWLAVRGITAVDVVGIAYDVCVAATAISAANAGLAATVIRPLTAAIGGEVTTAAEADMAAAGVTICNTTPGDVSDDLDPVALAAQVNPLHVVSVAVMLRESDGELVHVELGIDPGNGNIRTEYLYGDDGRVDLRGLRDAVVMTADADYLADGRVEYVWVRPTDGALMR; from the coding sequence ATGACCCGCGCACTGATCATCGTTGACACCCAGGTCGACTTCGTCGAGGGCGGACGCCTCGCCGTTGACGGCGGACGTGAAGCCGCCACCGCGATCACCCGCTACCTGGCAGCCGAGTCCGGCCGCTACGTCGCGATCGCAGCGACCAAGGACTGGCACACCCCCGACACCCACAACCACTTCCCCGCGACCGCCGACGACCCGATCGACATCGCCAACGGCATCTGGCCGGTCCACTGCATGGCCGGCACCGCCGGCAGCGAGTTCACACCCGAACTGCGGCTGCCCGACGGCACCCCGACGTTCCTCAAGGGCCAGACCGACGCCTCCTACACCGGGTTCGACGGCATCCTCGCCGCCGACACCCCCTGGGGCGAGTCCGGCACCCTGCTCGGCGACTGGCTCGCCGTTCGCGGCATCACCGCCGTCGACGTGGTCGGGATCGCCTACGACGTCTGCGTGGCCGCCACCGCCATCTCCGCCGCGAACGCCGGCCTGGCCGCCACCGTGATCCGGCCCCTCACCGCCGCCATCGGCGGCGAGGTCACGACCGCCGCCGAAGCCGACATGGCCGCCGCCGGCGTCACCATCTGCAACACCACCCCGGGGGACGTCAGCGACGACCTCGACCCGGTCGCGCTGGCCGCACAGGTCAACCCGCTCCACGTTGTGTCGGTCGCGGTCATGCTGCGCGAGTCCGACGGCGAACTGGTCCACGTCGAGCTCGGGATCGACCCCGGCAACGGCAACATCCGCACCGAGTACCTGTACGGCGACGACGGCCGCGTCGACCTGCGCGGCCTGCGCGACGCCGTCGTCATGACCGCCGACGCCGACTACCTGGCTGACGGCCGGGTGGAGTACGTCTGGGTGCGGCCCACCGACGGGGCACTCATGCGTTGA
- a CDS encoding NAD+ synthase, with product MTTIDAALPSATVTTGPGVVVTAAAINPVLGDLAGNTNRIIDAVAACGDADVVVLGELAICGYPPQDLLLRPDFVTQAWQAVRNLAVRLDAVAPGVAVVLGAPAPADDLPHGAAVGVPADAGGARLAANVAVVLLHGRVVGGYAKRSLPTYGTFDETRVFLPGAASARGNTPVATVQLDDTRSLAIGLAVCEDLWTGQWVEGVEGTGVVDVVCIPNASPYEVGKDQVRVGLVSAAAVAAGVPVVYANLEGGQDDVVFDGHCIAATPGGHLVQRQPFGLPEPCGQGPIDPVAFDADLMADTALAQVWAALVTATRDYAAKTGFDRAVVGLSGGIDSAVTAAVVADALGGHNLLGVTMPGPHSSPMSAEDAEALAGNLAADFATAPIGGIAEAATGALRDVVASRNGTRFANPVTAENLQARARGMVLMAVSNDTGRLLVTTGNKSEYAVGYATLYGDMAGGFAVLKDLPKTLVYALARWRNRQPGGTVIPDRSITRPASAELSADQSDEDTLGDYPTLDRIVLAHVDADMNAATIATAGICDAERAARTVRMIELAEYKRRQAAPGPKITSRAFGSDRRLPIARALA from the coding sequence ATGACCACCATCGACGCCGCATTGCCGTCCGCCACCGTCACGACCGGTCCCGGTGTCGTCGTGACCGCTGCGGCCATCAACCCCGTCCTCGGCGACCTGGCCGGGAACACCAACCGGATCATCGATGCCGTCGCGGCATGCGGTGACGCCGACGTCGTCGTCCTCGGGGAACTGGCGATCTGCGGATACCCGCCACAGGACCTGCTGCTCCGACCCGACTTCGTCACGCAGGCCTGGCAGGCAGTCCGCAACCTCGCCGTCCGCCTCGACGCAGTCGCACCGGGGGTCGCTGTCGTACTGGGCGCGCCCGCCCCGGCCGACGACCTTCCCCACGGAGCCGCGGTCGGCGTCCCGGCCGACGCCGGCGGAGCCCGGTTGGCGGCCAACGTCGCCGTTGTGCTGCTCCACGGACGCGTGGTCGGCGGCTACGCCAAGCGGTCGCTGCCGACCTACGGGACATTCGATGAAACACGGGTGTTCCTGCCGGGTGCGGCATCGGCCCGCGGGAACACACCGGTGGCGACCGTCCAGCTCGATGACACCCGCAGCCTGGCGATCGGCCTTGCCGTCTGCGAGGACCTGTGGACCGGACAGTGGGTCGAAGGGGTGGAGGGCACCGGAGTCGTCGACGTCGTGTGCATCCCCAACGCCAGCCCCTACGAGGTCGGCAAGGACCAGGTGCGTGTCGGCCTGGTATCGGCAGCCGCCGTCGCCGCAGGTGTGCCCGTCGTGTACGCCAACCTCGAGGGCGGACAGGACGACGTGGTCTTCGACGGCCACTGCATCGCCGCCACCCCCGGTGGCCACCTCGTGCAACGGCAGCCGTTCGGCCTGCCCGAGCCGTGCGGGCAGGGTCCGATCGACCCGGTCGCCTTCGACGCCGACCTGATGGCCGACACCGCCCTCGCCCAGGTGTGGGCGGCACTGGTGACCGCCACCCGCGACTACGCCGCGAAGACGGGGTTCGACCGGGCCGTCGTCGGACTGTCCGGCGGCATCGATTCCGCCGTCACCGCAGCCGTCGTCGCCGACGCACTCGGCGGACACAACCTGCTCGGCGTCACCATGCCGGGCCCCCACTCCTCACCCATGTCGGCCGAGGACGCCGAAGCCCTCGCCGGCAACCTCGCCGCCGACTTCGCCACCGCACCGATAGGCGGGATCGCCGAAGCCGCCACCGGTGCCCTGCGAGACGTTGTGGCATCCCGGAACGGAACCCGGTTCGCCAACCCCGTCACCGCCGAGAACCTGCAGGCGCGCGCCCGCGGGATGGTGCTGATGGCGGTCTCCAACGACACCGGGCGCCTTCTGGTCACCACCGGCAACAAGTCGGAGTACGCCGTCGGCTACGCCACCCTGTACGGCGACATGGCGGGTGGGTTCGCCGTCCTCAAGGACCTGCCAAAGACCCTCGTGTACGCCCTCGCCCGATGGCGCAACCGCCAACCGGGCGGCACCGTCATCCCCGACCGGTCGATCACCCGGCCCGCTTCGGCAGAGCTGTCTGCTGACCAGTCCGACGAGGACACCCTCGGTGACTACCCGACCCTGGACCGCATCGTTCTCGCACACGTCGACGCCGACATGAACGCCGCCACGATCGCCACGGCCGGAATCTGCGATGCCGAACGGGCCGCACGGACCGTCCGGATGATCGAACTGGCCGAGTACAAGCGCCGACAAGCCGCTCCCGGTCCCAAGATCACCTCCCGTGCCTTCGGGTCCGACCGGCGCCTCCCCATTGCGCGGGCGCTCGCATGA
- the ligA gene encoding NAD-dependent DNA ligase LigA encodes MTATTAVPSPTEIVTDRAAFDIASAVALDAADAYYGGNVSPLDDAAYDATVEAIAKAVQTNGWPAPPGLLDEVAAGTNAGDIVHPRRMLSLAKATTAEEIDKWWDRHRPTEGVIVTPKMDGSSARARFVPVGDGTARLDAVVSRGNGEAGEAYANHDEITNLPQTVPMPPGITGPFDIVGEVYMDAAAFDAANDARRTKGKAPFVNPRNCIAGMLRRDKSEAEHDYDGRLTFAAYDYYGETPGDDDGDSYHDRLTTLATMGVPTVATVTDGPVLANDPTDAMALIDRIGGLRDTLDFEIDGAVCRVRSNDDATRIGDRSDGKVPNYAVAFKYPAQARRTTIMDISYDGIGRTGLITPVARVAPVEVSGVTVSNVTLHNVNEAVRLGVAIGCEVEIARMGDVIPKVVSVLPHDLPPWQAPTACPNCGSDDIDKSELRWRCTNPDCSTLAALTYAVSRDALDADGVSGKVIEALMAAGKVSDLADLYRLTAADVAGLDGWGTTSGEQIVAAIDATRNRPLNRFLTALGVRMTGRTMCRRIANHYGTLDALLDVITNGSPADLTVVDGVGDTKAQHIFDGFRSRLDLIADLRSLGVEPTGATVQASADDPIVGKTIVVSGAVPGMSRTEVKEMIESRGGKASSSVSKNTSLVVVEHGSTSSKAKKAADLGIPTMDPADFAAILST; translated from the coding sequence TTGACCGCCACCACCGCAGTCCCCTCCCCCACCGAGATCGTCACGGACCGGGCGGCGTTCGACATCGCCTCCGCCGTCGCCCTGGACGCCGCCGACGCCTACTACGGCGGCAACGTCTCCCCCCTGGACGACGCCGCCTACGACGCCACCGTGGAAGCCATCGCCAAGGCCGTACAGACCAACGGCTGGCCCGCGCCTCCGGGCCTGCTCGACGAGGTCGCTGCCGGCACCAACGCCGGCGACATCGTCCACCCCCGCCGCATGCTGTCGCTGGCCAAGGCCACCACCGCAGAGGAGATCGACAAGTGGTGGGACCGCCACCGCCCCACCGAGGGCGTCATCGTCACCCCAAAGATGGACGGGTCCAGCGCTCGAGCCAGGTTCGTGCCGGTCGGCGACGGCACCGCCCGACTGGACGCGGTCGTGTCGCGTGGCAACGGCGAGGCAGGCGAGGCCTACGCCAACCACGACGAGATCACCAACCTCCCCCAGACCGTTCCCATGCCCCCCGGCATCACCGGCCCCTTCGACATCGTCGGCGAGGTCTACATGGACGCCGCCGCCTTCGACGCCGCCAACGACGCTCGCCGCACCAAGGGCAAGGCCCCGTTCGTCAACCCGCGCAACTGCATCGCCGGGATGCTGCGCCGCGACAAGTCCGAGGCCGAGCACGACTACGACGGACGCCTCACCTTCGCCGCCTACGACTACTACGGCGAGACTCCCGGCGACGATGACGGCGACTCCTACCACGACCGTCTCACCACCCTCGCCACCATGGGCGTCCCGACCGTCGCCACGGTCACCGACGGCCCGGTGCTGGCCAACGACCCCACCGACGCCATGGCCCTGATCGACCGGATCGGCGGCCTGCGCGACACCCTCGACTTCGAGATCGACGGCGCCGTCTGCCGGGTCCGCAGCAACGACGACGCCACCCGGATCGGCGACCGGTCCGACGGCAAGGTCCCCAACTACGCCGTGGCGTTCAAGTACCCGGCGCAGGCCCGCCGCACCACGATCATGGACATCTCCTACGACGGCATCGGCAGGACCGGCCTGATCACCCCCGTCGCCCGCGTCGCCCCCGTCGAGGTGTCCGGTGTGACCGTGTCCAACGTCACCCTGCACAACGTCAACGAGGCAGTCCGTCTCGGGGTCGCGATCGGCTGCGAGGTCGAGATCGCCCGCATGGGCGACGTCATCCCCAAGGTCGTGTCGGTCCTCCCCCACGACCTGCCGCCCTGGCAGGCCCCCACCGCCTGCCCCAACTGCGGGTCCGACGACATCGACAAGTCCGAGCTGCGGTGGCGCTGCACCAACCCCGACTGCTCCACCCTTGCCGCGCTGACCTACGCCGTCTCCCGCGACGCCCTCGACGCCGACGGGGTGTCGGGCAAGGTCATCGAAGCGCTGATGGCCGCCGGGAAGGTGTCCGACCTCGCCGACCTGTACCGGCTCACCGCCGCTGACGTCGCCGGACTCGACGGCTGGGGGACCACCTCGGGCGAGCAGATAGTCGCCGCCATCGACGCGACCCGGAACCGGCCGCTGAACCGCTTCCTCACCGCCCTCGGCGTCCGCATGACGGGCCGCACCATGTGCCGCCGGATCGCCAACCACTACGGGACGCTGGACGCCCTGCTGGACGTCATCACCAACGGGTCGCCCGCCGACCTGACCGTCGTCGACGGCGTCGGCGACACCAAGGCCCAGCACATCTTCGACGGGTTCCGCAGCCGTCTGGACCTCATCGCCGACCTCCGCTCCCTCGGCGTCGAACCGACCGGCGCGACCGTCCAGGCGTCCGCCGATGACCCCATCGTCGGCAAGACCATCGTGGTCTCCGGGGCGGTCCCCGGTATGTCGCGAACCGAGGTCAAGGAGATGATCGAGTCACGGGGCGGCAAGGCCTCCTCATCGGTGTCGAAGAACACCTCGCTGGTGGTCGTGGAGCACGGCAGCACCAGCAGCAAGGCCAAGAAGGCCGCTGACCTGGGCATCCCCACCATGGACCCGGCCGACTTCGCCGCGATCCTCTCCACCTAA
- a CDS encoding nicotinate phosphoribosyltransferase, which produces MRHKALRQYLNLIHSQRNNRRRESRRHVTTALNTDMYEFTMLRSAVADGTADKAATFEVFARSLRNGNRYGVLAGTGRLLDAIEDYRLDTDTLDWLLDTGIIDPATREWIGDDWTFTGRITGYREGELYFPNSPVLTVSGRFGEAVLLETLILSVLNHDSAVATKAARIRAAAGTRTVIEMGSRRTHEDAAVAAARATAIAGFDATSNLAAARAYGIKAVGTAAHAWTLAHRTEAATFDAQIAALGVDTTLLIDTYDIETGTREAIAAARRAGRTGPGAIRIDSGDLALESKRCRRILDEAGATTTRIVVSGDLDEHTIATLTDAPIDGYGIGTKVVSGLTAPGFVYKLVEIADTNGMRPVSKEAEGKRTVGGRKRAWRETTAHGHAAIEHVATPMGNATPQCVGGELRNLIVELWDGSRTDRSTVADARTVNAAAIAELRDDALAVHPGTPTVLTIVTEPR; this is translated from the coding sequence ATGCGCCACAAGGCCTTGCGTCAATATCTCAATCTGATACACTCACAGCGAAACAACCGACGGAGAGAGTCGAGACGACACGTGACCACCGCACTCAACACCGACATGTACGAGTTCACGATGCTCCGCAGCGCCGTGGCCGACGGCACCGCCGACAAGGCCGCCACCTTCGAGGTGTTCGCCCGCAGCCTCCGCAACGGCAACCGCTACGGCGTCCTCGCCGGCACCGGCCGACTCCTCGACGCCATCGAGGACTACCGCCTCGACACCGACACCCTCGACTGGCTCCTCGACACCGGCATCATCGACCCCGCCACTCGCGAGTGGATTGGTGACGACTGGACCTTCACCGGCCGGATCACCGGCTACCGCGAAGGCGAGCTGTACTTCCCCAACAGCCCGGTCCTCACCGTCTCCGGCCGCTTCGGCGAAGCCGTCCTCCTCGAAACCCTCATCCTGTCGGTCCTCAACCACGACTCCGCCGTGGCCACCAAGGCCGCACGCATCCGCGCCGCCGCCGGCACCCGCACCGTCATCGAAATGGGGTCACGGCGCACCCACGAGGACGCCGCCGTCGCCGCCGCACGCGCCACCGCCATCGCCGGGTTCGACGCCACCTCCAACCTCGCCGCCGCACGCGCCTACGGCATCAAGGCCGTCGGCACCGCCGCCCACGCCTGGACCCTCGCCCACCGCACCGAAGCCGCCACCTTCGACGCCCAGATCGCCGCGCTCGGCGTCGACACCACCCTGCTGATCGACACCTACGACATCGAGACGGGCACCCGCGAGGCCATCGCCGCCGCCCGCCGCGCGGGCCGCACAGGTCCCGGTGCCATCCGCATCGACTCCGGCGACCTGGCCCTCGAGTCCAAGCGGTGCCGCCGCATCCTCGACGAGGCAGGTGCCACCACCACCCGCATCGTCGTCTCCGGCGACCTCGACGAGCACACCATCGCCACCCTCACCGACGCCCCCATCGACGGCTACGGGATCGGCACCAAGGTCGTGTCGGGCCTCACCGCACCCGGTTTCGTCTACAAGCTCGTCGAGATCGCCGACACCAACGGGATGCGGCCGGTGTCCAAGGAGGCCGAAGGCAAGCGCACGGTCGGCGGACGCAAGCGGGCGTGGCGCGAAACCACCGCCCACGGCCACGCCGCCATCGAGCACGTCGCCACCCCAATGGGCAACGCGACGCCGCAGTGCGTCGGCGGCGAACTGCGCAACCTGATCGTGGAGCTGTGGGATGGCAGCCGCACGGACCGCTCGACCGTGGCCGACGCCCGCACCGTCAACGCCGCCGCGATCGCCGAACTGCGCGACGACGCCCTCGCCGTCCACCCCGGCACCCCCACCGTCCTCACCATCGTCACCGAACCCCGATAG